Proteins from one Thermococcus sp. genomic window:
- a CDS encoding glycerophosphodiester phosphodiesterase family protein: MWERSSVIVLGHRGYMSAYPENSLLAFRKAIEAGADGIELDVWLTKDGKVIVMHDESIDRTSNMNGRQKDMTLEDLKKADIGMGEKIPTLEEVFEVLPRDALVNIELKDPDTAREVAKIVAGNNPERVMISSFIIEALREYRKHDGDTVMGLLIDREEVVPLIPKLKAELGLWSINVPMEAIPIIGFEKTVQAIGWARSLGLRVVLWTENDVLFYKDDNLAKLKGLFEVVIANDVERMMGYLKTIGLR; the protein is encoded by the coding sequence ATGTGGGAACGCAGTAGTGTTATCGTCCTCGGGCACAGGGGCTATATGAGTGCCTATCCGGAGAACAGCCTCCTGGCCTTCAGGAAGGCCATCGAAGCCGGCGCGGATGGGATTGAATTGGACGTGTGGCTGACCAAGGACGGAAAGGTCATCGTCATGCACGACGAGAGCATCGACAGGACGAGCAACATGAACGGAAGACAGAAGGACATGACGCTGGAAGACCTCAAGAAGGCGGATATTGGAATGGGGGAGAAAATTCCAACGCTTGAGGAAGTTTTTGAAGTCCTCCCCCGGGACGCTCTGGTCAACATCGAGCTCAAAGACCCCGACACGGCGAGGGAAGTTGCCAAAATCGTGGCCGGGAACAACCCGGAGAGAGTCATGATATCATCCTTCATCATAGAAGCACTCAGGGAGTATCGGAAGCACGACGGAGACACCGTGATGGGCCTCCTCATAGACCGCGAAGAGGTCGTCCCGCTGATTCCAAAGCTGAAGGCGGAGCTCGGCCTCTGGTCGATAAACGTGCCCATGGAGGCGATACCCATAATAGGCTTCGAGAAGACCGTGCAGGCGATTGGATGGGCACGCTCCCTCGGCCTCAGGGTGGTGCTCTGGACCGAAAACGACGTCCTGTTCTACAAAGACGACAATCTGGCCAAGCTCAAAGGGCTGTTCGAAGTTGTGATAGCGAACGATGTGGAAAGGATGATGGGGTATCTCAAAACCATTGGGCTCAGGTAA
- a CDS encoding glycerophosphodiester phosphodiesterase family protein translates to MGRPSILGHRGCRGRLENTLPAFRRALKYADGIEFDVRMTGDGKLVIHHGCSFQANGSRYRLRALSLRELRRLHPLGNLVPTVKEVLRSFPGALLNADIKEIDAVGSTIRLVERHRATENTVFSSESPEIVRAVLRECPGCRVGLSIVGYSSVLWIPRLREVTSVHVPIDAVSYIGYRPLLVLLRALRRRRLKVYLWNYRMDERVWVPRLLPLADAIISDDPARLRKSFYVGSLPEGGDAHVGTQ, encoded by the coding sequence ATGGGGCGACCAAGCATCTTAGGGCACAGAGGGTGCAGGGGAAGGCTCGAAAACACTCTCCCCGCATTCAGGAGGGCGCTCAAATACGCAGATGGGATAGAATTCGACGTCAGGATGACCGGAGATGGAAAGCTCGTGATCCACCACGGCTGTTCCTTTCAGGCAAACGGCTCGCGGTACAGGCTAAGGGCGCTGAGCTTGAGGGAGCTGAGGAGACTGCACCCACTGGGGAACCTGGTTCCAACAGTCAAGGAAGTTCTGCGCTCATTTCCCGGGGCTCTTCTTAACGCTGACATCAAGGAGATTGATGCCGTTGGGAGCACAATCAGACTCGTCGAAAGACATCGTGCCACTGAAAACACCGTGTTCTCTTCGGAGAGCCCGGAGATAGTTAGGGCCGTCCTCAGGGAGTGCCCGGGATGCAGGGTGGGGCTCTCAATAGTCGGATATTCCTCGGTTCTATGGATACCGCGTCTCAGGGAAGTAACCTCAGTCCACGTGCCGATAGACGCGGTCTCGTACATCGGCTACCGGCCGCTGCTGGTGCTTTTGCGGGCCCTCAGGAGGCGCAGGCTGAAGGTTTACCTGTGGAACTACCGGATGGACGAGAGGGTGTGGGTTCCAAGGCTACTGCCTCTGGCCGATGCCATTATCTCCGATGACCCCGCAAGGCTGAGGAAAAGTTTTTACGTCGGAAGTCTACCAGAGGGAGGCGATGCACATGTGGGAACGCAGTAG
- a CDS encoding SLC45 family MFS transporter: protein MVEFKYSRIFLLGFGFFGISIIWALYNAYVPIFLQDTFHLSKTVTGFIMTIDNLFAVLLLPFLGALSDMTRTRLGRRKPYILLGAPSAAIMFALIPVSRMYESLALFMGTIIFMNFFMALFRSPVVAFMPDITPSEKRSQANGIINFMGGLGALLAYFGGKILYDMNYAYPFYFGAAIMLLANLLVVLFVPEPEEYRVPGKKLNIRKLLAETSHKSFGELKENLKDVFASHERSLLAILLAIFLWFIAFNSLETFFTSYAKYYLGIEESTGAFMLGLFSLSFMIFAIPAGFIGARLGRRRTITLGLIVIVAILIAAYLVGEGQKPESSALTDPVVMTFMGLFFVGGMGWAMVNVNSLPMVVDMTTEEKLGGYTGLYYFFSQAANLVAPPLAGAFLDLIGYRTLIPFSIAFFILSAVAMQFVRRGDIVRRKGDILDYVPDMD, encoded by the coding sequence ATGGTAGAGTTCAAGTACAGCAGGATATTCCTCCTCGGTTTTGGCTTCTTTGGGATAAGCATAATATGGGCACTGTACAACGCCTACGTGCCAATATTCCTGCAGGACACCTTCCACCTCAGCAAAACAGTGACCGGCTTCATAATGACCATCGACAACCTGTTCGCGGTTCTCCTGCTTCCATTCCTGGGCGCGCTGAGCGACATGACGCGGACAAGATTGGGGCGTAGAAAGCCCTACATACTCCTTGGGGCGCCCTCTGCCGCGATAATGTTTGCGCTCATACCGGTTTCAAGGATGTATGAGAGCCTTGCCCTCTTCATGGGAACGATAATCTTCATGAACTTCTTCATGGCCCTGTTCCGCTCTCCGGTTGTTGCCTTTATGCCTGACATAACCCCGAGTGAAAAGAGAAGCCAGGCCAACGGGATAATAAACTTTATGGGTGGCCTCGGAGCTTTGCTCGCCTACTTCGGCGGAAAGATCCTCTATGATATGAACTATGCCTACCCGTTCTACTTCGGTGCGGCGATAATGCTCCTCGCCAACCTCCTCGTTGTTCTCTTCGTCCCCGAGCCGGAGGAATACCGCGTTCCCGGAAAGAAGCTCAATATACGAAAACTCCTGGCGGAAACATCCCACAAGAGCTTCGGCGAGCTCAAGGAGAATCTTAAGGACGTCTTCGCCAGCCACGAGAGGAGCCTACTCGCGATACTTTTGGCCATATTCCTCTGGTTCATAGCCTTCAACTCCCTGGAAACCTTCTTCACAAGCTATGCCAAGTACTACCTCGGCATTGAGGAGAGCACCGGCGCGTTCATGCTCGGCCTCTTTTCCCTCAGTTTCATGATCTTTGCAATTCCCGCCGGTTTCATCGGTGCCAGACTGGGCAGGAGGCGGACGATAACGCTCGGATTGATAGTGATAGTCGCAATACTCATAGCGGCCTACCTTGTTGGTGAGGGCCAGAAGCCAGAATCCAGCGCCTTGACGGATCCTGTCGTGATGACCTTCATGGGACTGTTCTTCGTGGGCGGCATGGGTTGGGCCATGGTCAACGTGAACTCACTGCCGATGGTAGTTGATATGACCACGGAGGAGAAGCTTGGCGGCTACACAGGACTCTACTACTTCTTCAGCCAGGCGGCGAACTTGGTTGCACCCCCGCTGGCAGGGGCCTTCCTTGACCTCATCGGATACAGGACGCTGATACCGTTCTCGATAGCCTTCTTCATCCTGTCGGCAGTAGCGATGCAGTTCGTCAGGCGTGGAGACATCGTCCGGCGTAAGGGTGACATACTGGACTACGTTCCGGATATGGACTAA
- a CDS encoding MFS transporter, translating to MKRKGFSWGVVLGLALLGFSRSTGWALNKGLSFPLLSSYTGSAFVKGTILAVEGFIGLFIPVLLGYYSDTLKSKHGRRRPFIMAGGLLAGIAALMIYTGYAMGVPLWGFALTLGFFYLSMHLYTAQYRALMPDTIESGQRGKASGVITLLEWAGNLFLFGLAGFLIAKAVAETGENEGIKALAQTPYLKIPFLVTAVFLIGAALFVYFIVREPEAPEIEEDESLWKYLKSIVENRDFLKFYAAQTLWWMSFEFIAIFLYGILAYILYGSATEENIKAVTSLGLYLMALFNITVLLGALPGGIIYDKLGRRLSIILGGIIFALPQLWGWFIKSQTEIVIALGVAGLGWGVLMAASYPVIGDLLTKFEREAFTGRYYGFFEATRSLPVLLAGVIGGAIVDLAGENYRVLFPIGALLVLLAMPMIWYMRNLDVVKEG from the coding sequence GTGAAGAGAAAGGGCTTCAGCTGGGGCGTTGTTCTCGGTCTTGCCCTGTTGGGCTTCAGCAGGAGCACGGGGTGGGCACTCAACAAGGGACTATCGTTCCCACTGCTCTCCAGTTACACCGGTTCGGCCTTTGTTAAGGGGACCATCCTGGCCGTTGAGGGCTTTATCGGCCTCTTCATACCTGTCCTCCTCGGTTACTACAGCGATACACTCAAATCAAAGCACGGCAGGAGGAGACCCTTTATAATGGCGGGAGGCCTTCTGGCCGGAATCGCGGCGCTGATGATATACACGGGCTACGCCATGGGGGTGCCCCTCTGGGGCTTCGCCCTGACGTTGGGTTTCTTCTATCTCTCGATGCACCTCTACACCGCCCAGTACCGCGCCCTGATGCCGGATACAATCGAAAGCGGTCAGAGGGGGAAGGCAAGCGGCGTTATCACACTCCTTGAATGGGCCGGCAATCTCTTCCTGTTCGGTCTGGCGGGATTCCTGATAGCGAAGGCGGTCGCAGAAACCGGAGAAAACGAGGGAATAAAGGCACTGGCCCAGACACCCTATCTAAAGATTCCCTTCCTTGTAACCGCGGTCTTCCTCATAGGTGCGGCCCTCTTCGTGTACTTTATCGTCAGGGAGCCCGAAGCTCCCGAAATCGAGGAGGATGAGAGCCTCTGGAAGTACCTCAAGAGCATCGTTGAGAACCGCGATTTCCTCAAGTTCTACGCGGCACAGACGCTCTGGTGGATGAGCTTCGAGTTCATAGCCATATTCCTCTATGGAATCCTCGCCTATATCCTCTACGGCTCGGCGACCGAGGAAAACATCAAAGCCGTTACCTCCCTCGGCCTCTACCTCATGGCGCTCTTCAACATAACGGTTCTCCTCGGGGCCCTCCCGGGGGGTATAATCTACGACAAACTCGGAAGGCGCCTGAGCATAATCCTCGGGGGAATTATATTTGCCCTCCCCCAGCTCTGGGGATGGTTCATAAAGAGCCAGACGGAGATAGTGATTGCCCTTGGAGTCGCAGGATTGGGCTGGGGAGTGCTCATGGCGGCTTCGTACCCTGTAATCGGCGACCTGCTCACGAAATTCGAGAGGGAAGCATTTACCGGGAGGTATTACGGCTTTTTTGAGGCCACGCGCTCCCTCCCGGTTCTGCTCGCGGGGGTCATCGGCGGTGCAATAGTTGACCTCGCCGGTGAGAACTACAGGGTGCTCTTCCCGATCGGGGCCCTGCTAGTCCTCCTGGCGATGCCGATGATATGGTACATGAGAAACCTCGATGTGGTAAAGGAGGGTTGA
- a CDS encoding alpha/beta hydrolase gives MVWLGVLIFILLAFIAFSAFVAYKMAKPPRFVGNWTPRDFGFGYEDVEFTTEDGLRLSGWWIDNGSDKTVLPLHGYTRSRWDEVYMRDTVEFLLGEGYNVLAFDFRAHGKSGGKYTTVGDKELLDVKAAVKWLKDNHPERARRIALVGFSMGGIVTIRALSEIEEVCCGVADSPPMYLDRTGARGLKYFAKLPEWLHIFVRPFTKLFSGGEEVHPIEYADRVRKPLLLIAGESDPLVKVEEVREFHERNRRLNPHVELWVTDAPHVRTLKLHPEEWKKKVGEFLRKFLA, from the coding sequence ATGGTCTGGCTTGGTGTTTTAATTTTTATCCTTCTGGCTTTCATCGCATTTTCGGCTTTTGTTGCATACAAGATGGCCAAACCGCCACGCTTTGTGGGGAACTGGACGCCCAGAGACTTTGGCTTTGGCTACGAGGACGTTGAGTTCACGACCGAAGATGGCTTGAGGCTCAGCGGCTGGTGGATAGACAACGGGAGCGATAAGACCGTTCTCCCGCTCCATGGATACACCAGGAGCAGGTGGGACGAGGTTTACATGAGGGATACCGTTGAGTTCCTGCTCGGGGAGGGCTACAACGTTCTGGCCTTTGACTTCAGGGCCCACGGGAAGAGTGGGGGGAAGTACACGACGGTGGGAGACAAGGAACTGCTCGATGTTAAGGCGGCCGTTAAGTGGTTGAAGGATAACCACCCCGAGCGGGCTCGGAGGATTGCACTGGTAGGGTTCTCGATGGGTGGAATCGTTACGATACGCGCCCTCTCTGAGATTGAAGAGGTCTGCTGTGGGGTGGCTGACAGTCCGCCCATGTACCTTGACAGGACCGGCGCCAGGGGACTCAAATACTTTGCAAAGCTTCCCGAATGGCTCCACATCTTTGTCCGTCCGTTCACAAAGCTCTTCAGCGGTGGCGAGGAGGTACACCCCATAGAATACGCTGACAGAGTCAGAAAGCCCCTCCTCCTCATAGCCGGTGAAAGCGATCCCCTGGTGAAGGTCGAGGAGGTAAGGGAGTTCCACGAGAGAAACAGGAGGCTGAACCCCCACGTTGAGCTGTGGGTGACCGATGCCCCCCATGTCAGAACGCTCAAACTCCACCCGGAGGAGTGGAAAAAGAAAGTTGGGGAGTTTCTCAGGAAGTTTCTGGCGTAG
- a CDS encoding ABC transporter permease, which produces MKARAIRAIIGKDLRETRREKMALFWIFVFPLMWITLLGGIWGGHSPPITVDVGVVYFNESAAFTARDIVNVMENVTMENAQVFNIERYPNESSGVDAVRTGRIDALLVFPRGFGENVSSGLQARVYVYFDRSDPQNYQIVSGVIKGFFSEFEKEMSERKLNITLSYMEKYIPANLTIDDFRRYLIGLANPLELEEREVRGESPSAIQFYVTSFIGIQFLFATMLMIGSGTLEEIEHGTLRRIAASPATAWDFLAGKMLSTFIVITVSILIGIGYAKLVFGETVFPSALGWLIIFLAAVFSMSLGLAIAMGTRSIKATNAIVNLISMPLLFLAGIVIPASILPEWAKPIANYFPLGTALKSLRLLELYHRPASEILPSIVWVAGSAFGMLLIAVVLYNWAIKRLG; this is translated from the coding sequence ATGAAAGCCAGAGCCATCAGGGCCATAATCGGCAAGGATTTGAGGGAAACCAGAAGGGAGAAGATGGCCCTCTTCTGGATATTCGTATTCCCGCTCATGTGGATCACCCTGCTCGGAGGAATCTGGGGCGGCCACAGCCCGCCTATAACAGTTGACGTCGGCGTCGTATACTTCAACGAGAGCGCCGCTTTTACCGCGCGGGATATCGTTAACGTCATGGAAAACGTGACAATGGAGAACGCCCAAGTTTTTAACATCGAGAGATACCCCAACGAGAGCTCGGGTGTAGATGCCGTTAGAACAGGAAGGATAGATGCCCTTCTTGTGTTCCCGCGGGGCTTCGGGGAGAACGTTTCCAGCGGCCTTCAGGCGAGGGTCTACGTCTACTTTGACAGGAGCGACCCCCAGAACTACCAGATAGTGAGCGGCGTCATCAAGGGCTTCTTCTCAGAGTTCGAGAAGGAGATGAGCGAGAGGAAGCTCAACATCACCCTGAGCTACATGGAAAAGTACATCCCGGCAAACCTCACCATCGATGATTTCAGGAGGTACCTCATCGGTCTTGCGAACCCACTTGAGCTTGAAGAGAGGGAAGTCAGGGGAGAATCCCCCTCCGCCATTCAGTTCTACGTCACGAGTTTCATCGGGATTCAGTTCCTCTTCGCCACGATGCTCATGATAGGCTCCGGAACGCTTGAAGAGATAGAGCACGGGACTCTGAGGCGCATAGCGGCCTCGCCGGCAACTGCGTGGGACTTCCTGGCCGGAAAGATGCTCTCGACATTCATCGTCATAACCGTGAGCATACTCATCGGAATAGGTTACGCAAAGCTGGTCTTCGGGGAGACGGTCTTTCCGAGCGCTCTCGGCTGGCTCATAATATTCCTCGCGGCGGTCTTCTCAATGAGCCTCGGGCTGGCGATAGCCATGGGCACGAGGAGCATAAAGGCCACGAACGCGATAGTCAACCTCATATCGATGCCCCTGCTTTTCCTGGCCGGCATCGTCATCCCTGCGAGCATACTGCCCGAGTGGGCGAAGCCCATAGCGAACTACTTCCCGCTCGGAACCGCGCTGAAGAGCCTCCGCCTGCTGGAGCTCTACCACAGACCGGCAAGCGAAATCCTGCCCAGCATTGTGTGGGTGGCTGGGAGCGCCTTTGGGATGCTCCTGATAGCGGTGGTTCTCTACAACTGGGCGATAAAGAGACTGGGATAA
- a CDS encoding ABC transporter ATP-binding protein → MKALVIKKLKKSYGDSLALKGIDLEVEEGEVFALLGPNGAGKTTLIRILAEGLGYDSGEILVFGEPLTKGTARLIGYAPQESVAYDLLTVEENLHFYADLYDAPRERVRKLISEFSLPAKKKAKELSGGFKRRLNLAIALLYEPRLLILDEPSAGLDVPSRRELWSLIRRLREEGRTILLATHYMEEAEALADRVAIINEGRIIAVGTPDGLKSLAEEESVIHVEGILKGTELVREEFPRTIEREGVLRIGVEEAKTALPRVVELLVEAGSEIRTIRVEEPTLEDVFLKLTGRGLE, encoded by the coding sequence ATGAAAGCGCTTGTGATTAAGAAACTGAAAAAGAGCTACGGTGACTCTCTGGCGCTTAAGGGGATAGACCTTGAGGTTGAAGAGGGCGAGGTCTTCGCGCTCCTCGGGCCAAACGGGGCTGGAAAGACGACTCTCATAAGGATTCTGGCCGAGGGGCTGGGCTACGACTCCGGAGAGATACTGGTCTTCGGTGAGCCCCTCACAAAGGGAACCGCGAGACTGATCGGCTACGCGCCCCAGGAGAGCGTGGCCTACGACCTCCTGACTGTTGAGGAGAACCTGCACTTCTACGCCGACCTCTACGACGCACCGAGGGAGAGGGTGAGAAAGCTCATTTCGGAGTTCTCCCTACCCGCGAAGAAGAAAGCCAAGGAGCTGAGCGGTGGCTTTAAGAGGCGCCTCAATCTGGCGATAGCGCTACTCTACGAACCGAGACTCCTCATCCTCGACGAACCCTCCGCCGGCCTGGATGTGCCGTCGAGGAGGGAGCTCTGGAGCCTCATAAGAAGGCTCCGGGAGGAGGGGCGGACGATACTCCTCGCGACCCACTACATGGAGGAGGCCGAGGCACTGGCTGACAGGGTGGCGATAATAAACGAGGGGAGGATAATAGCGGTCGGAACTCCCGACGGGCTGAAGTCCCTTGCAGAGGAGGAGAGCGTGATACACGTCGAGGGCATCCTGAAGGGCACAGAGCTCGTCAGGGAGGAGTTTCCGAGAACGATAGAGCGCGAGGGGGTTCTCAGGATCGGGGTGGAGGAGGCAAAGACCGCCCTCCCCAGGGTCGTTGAACTGCTCGTTGAAGCGGGGAGCGAGATACGGACGATAAGGGTTGAAGAGCCGACCCTTGAGGACGTTTTCCTGAAGCTCACCGGGAGGGGACTGGAATGA
- the tmk gene encoding dTMP kinase, producing the protein MGAFIVMEGIDGAGKSTQAKLLAKWFEEKGYDVVLTKEPTDTAFGKLIRKLVLTGGREGIIDGARISHEAEALLFAADRAEHVSKLIKPAVEAGKVVISDRYFYSSLAYQWARGLDLEWLIDLNRFAIRPDLVILLDLPVKESMKRINGRSIKTEFDKIAELQKRVRENYLKLAERFPEIRIVNALASVEDIHNDIVALVEHELFKK; encoded by the coding sequence GTGGGAGCATTTATAGTCATGGAGGGCATCGATGGCGCAGGTAAATCAACCCAGGCAAAACTTCTGGCAAAGTGGTTTGAGGAAAAAGGCTACGACGTTGTTCTGACAAAGGAACCAACGGATACCGCCTTTGGAAAACTTATAAGAAAGCTGGTTCTCACCGGGGGGAGAGAGGGTATAATCGATGGCGCCAGGATAAGCCACGAGGCCGAGGCGCTTCTCTTCGCCGCCGACAGGGCGGAGCACGTAAGCAAGCTGATAAAACCCGCCGTCGAGGCGGGAAAGGTGGTGATATCAGACCGCTACTTCTACTCATCTCTCGCCTACCAGTGGGCAAGGGGACTCGACCTTGAGTGGTTAATCGACCTGAACCGCTTCGCGATACGGCCAGACCTTGTGATTCTCCTAGATCTGCCCGTTAAGGAGAGCATGAAGCGCATCAACGGACGGAGCATAAAGACCGAGTTCGACAAGATAGCGGAGCTTCAGAAGAGGGTACGCGAGAACTACCTCAAGTTGGCCGAGCGCTTCCCTGAGATTAGGATAGTGAACGCCCTGGCCAGTGTGGAGGACATCCACAACGATATAGTAGCGCTGGTCGAGCACGAACTCTTCAAGAAGTGA
- a CDS encoding phospho-sugar mutase, giving the protein MEVYYSQRFNPEELALLGRAIGTISHGTIIVGRDGRAISRYGKRAMVVGIVSTGSTIMDVRLIPLIALKDFAHRKGLPLAYVYYYGGVRVYVSGIDSDEIGAIMESKSFIEAQPNDIGATVYYPNALDDFLHEVFKHYNFRVEGKALVDAMNTPAVLFFPRMSDHFGFEVELINDMMTSYLPPKPKEVFIHKLQKGEYDFGLRFRPEGIVEFYRDGEELEFGSMWKLLDHMKKNL; this is encoded by the coding sequence GTGGAAGTGTACTACTCCCAGAGGTTCAACCCTGAGGAGCTCGCCCTTCTCGGAAGGGCCATAGGAACGATATCCCACGGTACGATAATAGTTGGAAGGGACGGCAGGGCAATATCCAGGTACGGGAAGCGCGCGATGGTGGTTGGAATCGTCAGCACAGGCTCGACCATAATGGACGTCCGCCTTATTCCCCTGATAGCGCTGAAGGACTTTGCCCACAGGAAGGGTCTTCCCCTGGCGTACGTCTACTATTACGGCGGTGTCCGCGTCTATGTCAGCGGTATAGACAGCGACGAGATAGGGGCCATAATGGAAAGCAAGAGCTTCATCGAGGCCCAGCCGAACGACATCGGGGCGACCGTGTACTACCCAAACGCCCTGGACGACTTCCTCCACGAGGTCTTCAAGCACTACAACTTCAGGGTGGAGGGCAAAGCGCTGGTTGACGCCATGAACACTCCCGCCGTGCTGTTCTTCCCGCGCATGAGCGACCACTTCGGCTTTGAGGTCGAGCTGATAAACGACATGATGACGAGTTACCTCCCGCCAAAGCCCAAGGAGGTCTTCATTCACAAGCTCCAGAAGGGTGAATACGACTTCGGACTGCGCTTTAGACCCGAGGGCATCGTGGAGTTCTACAGAGATGGTGAGGAACTTGAATTCGGCAGCATGTGGAAGCTCCTCGACCACATGAAGAAGAACCTTTAA
- a CDS encoding NDP-sugar synthase, whose protein sequence is MKAVILAGGKGTRLLPLTVYRPKPMIPFFNRPLMEYAVQSLVKAGVDEIYVLVGYLKERIMDYFGDGSRWGVRIHYSNKDNVKLGTAGATKKVVKELDETFFVVSSDVLTNLDLRALYEYHRKKKALATIALSRVDDPSQYGIAVINEDGRILRFKEKPKPEEAFSNLVNAGIYVFEPEAFDLVPKGKNFDFSKDLFPRMLENDLALYGFPFSEYWNDVGRPSSYLQATEDVFLGRLLLPGLRTESLKGNLEYGGALITGRRCILRRPEVRGFAVLGDDVEIGRNVKIERSVIFSGAVIEEGAEIKEAIIGENVHVGKGVVIQPGSVIGDNTLIEDFSKIGSNVKIWVESRIGKESIILPD, encoded by the coding sequence ATGAAGGCAGTGATTTTGGCCGGAGGCAAGGGCACAAGGCTGCTGCCACTGACCGTCTACAGGCCAAAGCCCATGATCCCCTTCTTCAACAGGCCGCTGATGGAATATGCCGTCCAAAGTCTTGTAAAAGCCGGCGTTGACGAGATATACGTCCTCGTCGGATACCTAAAGGAGCGCATAATGGACTACTTCGGAGACGGAAGCCGGTGGGGAGTCCGTATACACTACTCCAACAAGGACAACGTGAAGCTTGGAACCGCCGGCGCCACGAAAAAGGTCGTTAAGGAGCTCGACGAAACATTCTTCGTTGTCTCAAGTGATGTGCTCACCAACCTTGACCTTAGGGCCCTGTACGAGTACCACCGTAAAAAGAAGGCCCTCGCGACCATAGCACTCTCCAGGGTGGACGACCCCAGCCAGTACGGCATCGCGGTTATCAACGAAGACGGAAGGATACTACGCTTCAAAGAGAAGCCAAAGCCAGAAGAGGCCTTCAGCAACCTCGTTAACGCGGGAATCTACGTTTTTGAGCCGGAGGCGTTTGACCTGGTTCCCAAGGGAAAGAACTTCGACTTCTCCAAGGATCTCTTTCCAAGGATGCTTGAAAACGACCTGGCACTCTACGGGTTTCCGTTCAGCGAGTACTGGAACGACGTCGGCAGGCCGTCGAGCTATCTCCAGGCCACTGAGGACGTCTTTCTTGGCAGACTGCTCCTGCCCGGCCTCAGAACCGAGAGCCTCAAGGGCAACCTTGAGTACGGCGGCGCCCTCATAACCGGCAGGCGCTGCATACTGAGGAGACCAGAGGTCAGGGGATTCGCAGTGCTTGGAGACGACGTTGAAATCGGCAGAAACGTTAAAATAGAGCGTTCGGTGATATTTTCAGGGGCGGTCATAGAGGAGGGTGCCGAGATTAAGGAGGCCATAATAGGAGAGAACGTCCACGTGGGCAAGGGTGTTGTTATACAGCCCGGCAGCGTTATAGGCGACAACACGCTCATCGAGGACTTCAGCAAGATAGGCTCCAACGTCAAGATTTGGGTGGAGTCGAGGATTGGTAAGGAAAGTATAATACTCCCGGACTGA